A single window of Myripristis murdjan chromosome 21, fMyrMur1.1, whole genome shotgun sequence DNA harbors:
- the trim45 gene encoding tripartite motif-containing protein 45 yields MSLSEKKENAGQCPAAPSEENQNGFALNPRAVCNVCKHLYRDPKILPCLHTFCADCIGQLEPFSVSSGGPRAGPEKESTEEDTRAAVTVTVLCPDCDSEVDLPPSGAAGLTTDHLALDEVFLETLVSDGPLGCDLCGDGAAERRCEVCCVNLCAFCCQAHRRQKRTASHSVQCLQELKTQGRLSRPVLCSLHPGQELRLFCEPCDLPMCLECAATLHRDHRYCPARDVINRHGDRIRELVSGHLRPRLERLEEALQKVEISQESLQTRVEATMDEVRAFARGYASAVEAHCLSLLHRLEELRVQRRNQLHLQRAQLQQALSDVRGGVEFAERLLTCGSNAEILSAKGVTLRRLTSLAESGYDPRLATVSPDDACSICFIPEEQAGEVDGYPVVGVIHSKTLDLNKCTIEGEGLQRGKEGQQGHFTLVCRDSAGEQMGRGGEQVLVSIIHKEKKNCVVDTTVADNNDGSYGVSYTPVEPGAYSVWVCVKTQHVKGSPFILNVKRKFRRHHGTFHCCSFCSSGGAKEARCGCAGTMPGGFKGCGHGHKGHPGKPHWSCCGSTMEKSECLPQSVVAAVSPRSHLRTVEL; encoded by the exons ATGTCGCTGTcggaaaagaaggaaaatgcGGGTCAGTGTCCCGCTGCGCCGTCGGAGGAAAACCAAAACGGATTTGCGCTGAACCCGAGGGCGGTTTGTAATGTGTGTAAACATTTGTACCGAGACCCTAAAATCCTGCCGTGCCTGCACACTTTCTGCGCCGACTGCATCGGCCAGCTGGAGCCGTTCTCAGTGTCCTCCGGCGGCCCCCGGGCCGGTCCGGAGAAAGAGAGCACGGAGGAGGACACCCGGGCCGCCGTTACCGTTACCGTCCTCTGTCCCGACTGTGACTCCGAGGTGGACCTCCCTCCGTCGGGCGCGGCCGGGCTGACCACCGACCACCTGGCCCTGGACGAGGTCTTCCTGGAGACCCTGGTGTCCGACGGGCCGCTGGGATGCGACCTGTGCGGTGACGGAGCCGCGGAGAGACGCTGCGAGGTCTGCTGCGTCAACCTGTGCGCGTTCTGCTGCCAGGCGCACAG GCGACAGAAGCGAACAGCGTCCCACAGCGTGCAGTGTCTGCAGGAGCTCAAGACCCAGGGTCGCCTCTCCCGTCCCGTCCTTTGCTCCCTCCATCCCGGCCAGGAGCTCCGCCTCTTCTGTGAGCCCTGTGACCTGCCCATGTGCCTGGAGTGCGCCGCCACCCTGCACAGAGACCACCGCTACTGCCCTGCACGGGATGTCATCAATCGCCATGGCGACCGCATCCGAGAGCTGGTCTCGGGGCACCTGCGGCCTCGCCTGGAGCGTCTGGAGGAGGCGCTGCAGAAG GTGGAAATATCCCAGGAGAGCTTGCAGACGCGAGTGGAGGCAACAATGGACGAGGTGAGGGCGTTTGCACGAGGCTATGCCAGCGCTGTGGAGGCACACTGCCTGTCCCTGCTGCACCGCCTGGAGGAGCTGCGAGTCCAACGCAG GAACCAGCTCCACCTGCAGAGGGCGCAGCTGCAGCAGGCCCTGTCAGACGTCCGGGGTGGGGTGGAGTTCGCTGAGAGGCTGCTGACCTGCGGCTCAAACGCAGAGATCCTCAGCGCCAAGGGGGTGACCCTGAGACGGCTGACCAGCCTAGCGGAGAGCGGCTACGACCCCCGCCTGGCGACTGTCAGCCCCGACGACGCCTGCAGCATCTGCTTCATACCCGAGGAGCAAGCAGGGGAGGTGGACGGCTATCCGGTGGTGGGCGTGATCCACTCCAAGACACTGGACCTCAACAAGTGCACCATTGAAGGAgaag GTCTGCAGCGGGGCAAGGAGGGCCAGCAGGGTCACTTCACCCTGGTGTGCCGCGACTCGGCTGGGGAGCAGATGGGACGAGGTGGAGAGCAAGTCCTTGTCAGCATCATccacaaggagaaaaaaaactg tgTAGTGGACACGACGGTGGCTGACAACAACGATGGGTCCTACGGTGTTTCATACACACCAGTAGAGCCAGGGGCCTACTCTGTCTGGGTTTGTGTCAAAACCCAACATGTCAAG gGCTCACCGTTCATCCTGAATGTGAAGAGGAAGTTCAGGCGTCACCATGGGACGTTTCACTGCTGCTCCTTCTGCTCCAGTGGAGGAGCCAAAGAGGCTCGCTGTGGCTGTGCAGGAACTATGCCAG GAGGTTTCAAGGGCTGCGGTCACGGCCACAAGGGTCACCCTGGGAAACCGCACTGGTCTTGCTGCGGCAGCACTATGGAGAAGTCAGAGTGTTTGCCACAGAGTGTGGTGGCTGCGGTTTCCCCTCGCAGCCACTTAAGAACTGTAGAGCTCTGA